The DNA sequence ATAACTGATTACAGGTGACAACAGGGGTAAACAGTATTTAAACACATGCATTTGATTGTAGGTTGGTTGCACACCAATTTTACTATAtgatttatacatttgtatCCCTAAAGAGCAATATATGCCTCCACATTTCTGATTGTAGGATACAGAAGAATTTTTTGGAGGTACTTTGTAGAAAAATACATTCTGGTGTATTTTACCCATACCTGGGTGTTAAGTAGCTTAGAACATTTGCCAAATCCGCCAGATATATTTGGATGACTGGAACGTCGTTATGCATTTCTTGTGCACCTTCTTGGCATAAATTGCATTCATATAATACTTTTCATTTCATGATCTCAAAACAGTTTACATATGCTGAGGTGACCTTACTTCATCTGCCATCAACATGGACACCTACCTAGaggatgcacggcagccattttgcacccaAATTCTCAACACACTTCAGTTGAAGTGGAAAAGTAACCAAGGGTTAACAAACGATTAAACTGGGAGATAGTGAGGTGGACATAGCTGGGTTGAAAATTTGGCTGGATTATCATGGAATCCCTCTCTACACTGTTTGGATATCTCCGCAGGCACGTTTATATTTAATTGTCCATTCGGAAACCTGTGAGTAATGTGACAAATATCACAATTTAGTAACATTTGTGAGTGACTTAGCATCTCCCATGACACAGAAAAATACCGCAATGTCCGAAAAAGGAAGGTATAGGTTACCTTCGTACGACGATAAGACTGTCCCTCTCGCATCACACTGCATCTAAAAAGGTATCATCTGATATCAACCCCACTGCTTCCAAACAAGGAAATGAACCTTGATCTTTAATTTAATTGGGTATTTTTTCACGTTACGCTTTATATAACGATTTGACTGGCCAAAAAGCAAAACGATTGCTCATGCTTAATATTTATTGGTCTAAATAGGCATCAATATTGCTTTGCAACGCCCCTATGAAAGCGACAGGGTTAGTATGTGACATGCAGGAGAGAAAATGCCCTTCTCCACTGTATGATCATACTGCTGCACAGTGAGTATCTATATTagaaaaaatgttgtgtaatttTAACAGATTATGTTTGTTTAACACTAGATGATTGTTGAAACTTTGCAAATCAATGTATGGGTGCATACAGAATCACTGGCTTCGCAGAAAAAAGTTCCAAATCCAAAGTGATCTgtttagctagttagctgtTGGTAACTATTGATTGTATCCACAACAACACCTAATTATCGATACTTTACTAATACAGAAAACAACACTATTGTAATGAGTTATGTGGACCATCTTACAAGGAAGCTTGGCACTAATTACATGACAGTACAGATGATATATCCAGCTGGTTAACTCGCTGCATCGAGAAAAGCTATTTTATGTTGAGGTTTGTTGGAACTTGTGTGGTAACATTAAGAGTACATTAAGttacttttactttcttttttgtaaattatgcATGATATCGCAAATGATGGCTTACATTATCGGCTGTTAACCAGGTAGAATGGCACAGTCCCGCAGCAATGCATACGAAGAAGGCGGCTAGATAGCTTGAGTCAAGTTTGTATTGACATTGAGGTGCCGGGTGTGTATAAATTACAACGTTGCCTGGTGAATGGATCGATCATGAAGTGCGTACAGATTTTAAACGAAGATATGAATGTAATTAATTCTCAATGTAGTTATATTTATATCGTTTATTGTCAGTTGGATTATATATAATGTGCATGTATTGTCATGCTTTTGGAACATGCCTGTGTGATTTGGCACAATGGTAagaatgtgtttcagtgtttgcatcatgtatgtttttttacaaGGTAACGgttatgcaaaaatatatatggctGCTTTAGACAAATTGAATATTGTGCAGAAACCTGATAGCAGTGGTTAAGAGACTCAGTGTGGGATAATGGCTAAGGCTGACCttcattttagatatttacagaagtttctgacaaACCATGAAATAGTGACCTGTACATTGTAACCTATTTGTTTCAGTGGTTACAGGGCTGAGCAAACATGGAGCTCAGAGACTACTAAACCCACTGGTCCAGTCGGGGGCTAATTGGACCCTGTATGCGCCACACCTAGCTGGGGCTCAATGTGAGCAGTAGTTCAGCAGTGTTGTTGCCACTGCCAAGCTGAGATGTCAATGAGACGGACGGAAGGTGTGTCCATTGTCCAGGCCTTGGCCATGACTGTGGCCGAGATACCTGTGTTTCTCTACTCCACCTTTGGGCAggtaaacactgaaaatgtccCATCATATCTAACTCATATTCTCTTCAATCTTTCATCTATGTTTTTCCTCTCGCTGGCTCTGTCATTGGCTGGTCAAAGATAAAGAGTTTCCTGAGTGTTCTGTTCTTGATAAAATCTTATCGAAATCTGCAATATGAATGTTGGTCATAACATGTCAGTGGCAAATGTCACAAGTAGATgcgtttaagaaaaaaattaaaccagcTCCTTTTACTATCATTATCACAGTGCTGAAATTCCATGGGCATTCTaacaatcacacatttgtttagttttaaattattctgaagAATTTAAACAAgcaatgcatgcatgtattctGCATCTTAATGAATTCAAGTGAGTCTGATATGTGTAGTGTATGACTGCACCGAGGAATAAGTCTCTTACAGTGCATATCCCTCTTCAGTCCATTTTCTCCCAGCTACGTCTCTCACCCAGTCTAAAGAAAGTGCTGTTTGCGACTGCGCTGGGAAGTGTGGCCCTAGCACTCACTGCCCACCATCTAAAGAGGCGTGGTCGCAAGAGAAAACAGGTGACGGCATCAAAGGATGCCCAGAAAGCACCAGCAGTGCCAGAGACCTTGCTGAGAGCAGGGAGGCAGTCATCACTTAAGAGAGGTAAAgccagcaaattaaaaaaacatctgtgatCTGATTTCATATCACCAGGTTTATGGGAGGATTTGGTACTCCGAGTGTGCTCAGCATCCTCGAGTTGTAGGCTATACCAATCCATgatccattttttgtttttgaacaggTAGCGTAGACTTATGTCCTGCCAAGATTTACTTTCCATTCTCATTTTCAGGCCCGTTTCTAGGCCGACAGGTGATGAGCCCCAGCACAAGGAGCAATGACACTATGAGTGGCATTTCTTCCATTGCCCCTAGCAAACATTCAAGCTCTTCTCACAGTCTGGCATCGGTGAGTGTGCGTTTTGCCTTGTCCTTGTAGTGTCACACAgtctctttttcagaccatgAGATGCTGATATCTACAATGCTCGTTGTGCACTTCTAGGTTTTGTTGAGatgtactgtaaaatatctTGAAAGTTTTCAGACGGTTCTTAACCTTATTGAATGGGAGTGAAAGATTGCACTGCAGTATGGAAACTTGGCCTTGCTCTGTCTAtccatttgtctgtttttattgttgctgCATGTGGATCGTGCTCTGCTTGTTGGGAAATATGACAGACTGGAATTACTTGTCATGCGCAATTCTATGGGGGCCATGGAAACGCCTGACATGTAAAGTTTGCTGATGATGTTATCAGTTGTAGGAAGGCTGTCACTGATTTTGCACCATTGTGCCATTGTGTATTAGTGGAGACAAGTGTTGGCAGAGTGGACCATTTAAAATTTCTAGGTACTACAATTTCTTCAGATTTGAAATGGAAAGATAATGTGCAGACTGTTTTTCTTAAGACAGTTCAAGAAATCTGGTCTTTGTTGATCTTGTCATCACATTGTCTCTGACAGGTGCAGGTTCCTCTCTCGCCAAGTCAGTCAGGAAATCTGACAACCCCATGGGAAACGGAGCCAGTGGAAGAAGAGCCTGGAGCACTGGAGGATTCCAATGCAGAGAACCTGTATATCATTGGTAATTCCTCCTCTATCTCAATCTGCATTCTTCGGGTTGGTTTGTAAATAAGGCCTTCAGAAATTCAGGTTGAACCAACAAAACGTGttttttccagagaaaaaaCAGTGGGAAAAGCCTGAATTTCCCCTCTGAAGGTTTCTGACTACATTCATGGTAAAgatttctttaaataataataataataataaaaaacacaatttggGCACAAGCATTTTCAGTGCTGAAAGTTGTCAGTGGAAAAATGCTTCTGTGAGTAAGAAACCTATGAGACTAGTTGAGACTGAGcccagttattttttttctctcttgctaTTGTGGTGAACTGAATATTCTCTTTTGATGAGGAGTGTAAGCTACACAACATTCATTGTATGgtcacagaaaaaatgtttatgcaaaaCAAATAGGAATGTGTGAGTTAAGTGTGCTGGTGTGGTCAAAAGTATAGACTAAAGTaatgttattttacattaaattgaaTCTATTACCTGACAGCACAGATATACCAgtgttttaagattttaaattgGCTGGGCTGAGCAGGGTAATGTCCTTGTGATGCCTGGACCTTGATATTAGTGTGTTTGAATAGTTATTTAAACCAAATTTGTCTTCTCTAGGAATGGAGCTGTTTGAGGAGGCATTACAGAAGTGGGAACAGGCCCTGAAAATTCGACACAGGAGCCACTCTGGAGAGTCTGACAGCACCAGCCTTGTCCTCAAGGGGGCAGCACTCCCTGAAAAGCCAGTGGTACTTGTTATTCTCACAGCATGCTTAGTACAGGACTGAGATTAGCACAGATTATTTTATACctatatttttgaaatagagcgttttttatatttctgttatgttttttatatccATCTTCTTCACCCATATAACATTGTCCCAGTTCTCTGCAGTCTCCACAGAATTcgattttctgtttcttttcttattGATTAAAGACCCCTTTTCCATTTTTGAGTGTTGTTGACTATATAGTGCCGCCTATGTTTCCATTTTAAGGCTTAATATTTGCCTGGGTCATCAGAGGTAGGACTCCATATGGATGTGTTTCCCTGGCTATCATTTCAGACTGAGTCGAGGAACAAAGTCTTTGCAGAGAAACTGGAGACTCTTCTCCACCGGGCATACCATCTACAAGAAGAGTTTGGAACTACCATCCCTCCTGACAGCCTACTGACAGACTTTGGTAATAGACAACTCTCAGCGCCAGGCCTAACCTTATCTGGAGCTGTGAGGATTCCACCTTTTCTATATAAATTAAGAaggaattgtttattttaaataggaaatgctctgaattatttttaacagttgaaatgaaagcagtcTTTTTTCTGGTGGATTCTCCACAGCTTGTTCTCTTTATTGGCCTCTCATTCTAGCCCTTTTGATATTAGACACTTTCTGCAGCCCTTCCAGCATTTCCCACTCTGCTCAgtttttcagtgctgttttttgctgttattcCAGAGAGCGAAGGGACTCTCATCCTGCCCAACGTGGAGAGTTTTAATCAATTAAGGGAGGATGATGCCTCCACTTCTGACGACTCTTTCTTTTCTGCAGCTGAGGTGAGGAGCCGCTCTGCCTCCACTTGGCCTTGTAACATTATTAAAATCTGTATACATTCCTGCactgttcttgttttattgATGCAGAGAACATTTAATTATATGTCTCCTGAAGATGTTGTTGGTTGTAAATCTGTGCTTAGGTCTGCTTTGATTTTTGAAGTGATGTCCTTGAGTTAATCCCTTATTCcctttaacttggaccctggttaTCTGTGCAGTTGTTTGACGCTTTCTCTCTGGAGGATACGTTCCAGCCGCTGAGGCCAGCGGCTCTGTATGAAGAAGCGCTGGCGCTGGTGAGAGATGGGAACGTGGCCTGCAGATCTTTCAGGTAACAGTGCAGTCCGTCTCGGCAAGGCAGGAGTGTTGGGCAGCAGTTAGTGTCTCAAGACTCCGGGTACTCGAGGTCACAGTGTACTTGAGTACTTCAGAAGGGGaagtttgtgcatgtgtaactGACTCTGTGTGCTTGGATGAGCTTCACTGTCCAGGGgtttgccattttctttctgtgtagGACAGAGCTCCTGGAGTGCTATGGTGATGAGGACTTCCTGGCaaaactgcactgtgtgagacaGGCCTTTCAGGTGTGTCCTCTGTTTcactccctcagtcagactgcttTGCACTTCCTGTGGGCAGATTATGTAGATAACtgacacatttatacacagccAAATACTCTTCTCACTCCAGTTATTTAAAGATCTACAACATGAAAATGTACTACAGAAAATATTATAGCTATGGTtgactagtttttttttaatataatgatGTAGTCGCTTATTTTTGTTGAAAGAAATGGCTAATTGTTTTTTGACTGGTTAATggctatttgtatttgtttttttttgctcgtttatgatatatttacagtgaattGCACAATAATTTCTGAATAGTCCTGAATCCCTTTAATACAATTTACCTGGTGGTGGATTCCTGGTGATGTTTGCTAAGGTTTAGATTATTCCTTGTTTGGTGGTAAATTTGGACTCCATTTGATAAGTAATTTTGAGCGTCTGTCTGCAGGTGCTCTTGCTTGATGAGACTCATCGAGTGTTCTTCAGCGAAACGGGGAAACAGATGATCACAGGGCTTATGACCAAGGCCAACAAGGTGAGCACTTTTATGTCCAGTCTTCCAAAAGTAATGTGAATGGTCTGTACTATAGCACATGGTGGGTTTGGGAAATGGCACCAGAAGACGTCCGTCTTTGTCTGAGGACCATCTTTCAGGGGCTTTCATACCTTGACCATATTCATCTATTTGAATAATCCTTCTGTTTGGCTGAATTTGAGTATTTCCACTgctgactgtgagtgtgttgcTTTGTTTCTGATGCAAATCATATCCCATTCCTAGAGCCCAAAGGCATTTTTGGAGAGCTATGAAGACATGCTCCGCTACACTCAGCGAGAAGAGACGTGGGGCTCTACAAAAATGGAGCTGGAGGGGCGAGGCGTGAGTTTGTCTGCCCATCCACCACAGCGCAATACCTTGGTAGTGATAATGGCACAGAGTGAAGGATTGCTTGCCTGCTCGACCACCGAAAGTAGTTTGTGAAG is a window from the Anguilla anguilla isolate fAngAng1 chromosome 14, fAngAng1.pri, whole genome shotgun sequence genome containing:
- the miga2 gene encoding mitoguardin 2 isoform X1 produces the protein MSMRRTEGVSIVQALAMTVAEIPVFLYSTFGQSIFSQLRLSPSLKKVLFATALGSVALALTAHHLKRRGRKRKQVTASKDAQKAPAVPETLLRAGRQSSLKRGPFLGRQVMSPSTRSNDTMSGISSIAPSKHSSSSHSLASVSVQVPLSPSQSGNLTTPWETEPVEEEPGALEDSNAENLYIIGMELFEEALQKWEQALKIRHRSHSGESDSTSLVLKGAALPEKPVTESRNKVFAEKLETLLHRAYHLQEEFGTTIPPDSLLTDFESEGTLILPNVESFNQLREDDASTSDDSFFSAAELFDAFSLEDTFQPLRPAALYEEALALVRDGNVACRSFRTELLECYGDEDFLAKLHCVRQAFQVLLLDETHRVFFSETGKQMITGLMTKANKSPKAFLESYEDMLRYTQREETWGSTKMELEGRGVVCMNFFDIVLDFILMDAFEDLESPPSSVVAVLRNRWLSDSFKETALATACWSVLKAKRRLLMVPDGFISHFYAISEHVSPVLAFGFLGPRQHLGEVCTIFKQQIVQYLKDMFDHDKVRFTSAQSLADDILSLSHRRSEILLGYLGISSLLEANGSLPVGNGGSADHQ
- the miga2 gene encoding mitoguardin 2 isoform X2 — its product is MSMRRTEGVSIVQALAMTVAEIPVFLYSTFGQSIFSQLRLSPSLKKVLFATALGSVALALTAHHLKRRGRKRKQVTASKDAQKAPAVPETLLRAGRQSSLKRGPFLGRQVMSPSTRSNDTMSGISSIAPSKHSSSSHSLASVQVPLSPSQSGNLTTPWETEPVEEEPGALEDSNAENLYIIGMELFEEALQKWEQALKIRHRSHSGESDSTSLVLKGAALPEKPVTESRNKVFAEKLETLLHRAYHLQEEFGTTIPPDSLLTDFESEGTLILPNVESFNQLREDDASTSDDSFFSAAELFDAFSLEDTFQPLRPAALYEEALALVRDGNVACRSFRTELLECYGDEDFLAKLHCVRQAFQVLLLDETHRVFFSETGKQMITGLMTKANKSPKAFLESYEDMLRYTQREETWGSTKMELEGRGVVCMNFFDIVLDFILMDAFEDLESPPSSVVAVLRNRWLSDSFKETALATACWSVLKAKRRLLMVPDGFISHFYAISEHVSPVLAFGFLGPRQHLGEVCTIFKQQIVQYLKDMFDHDKVRFTSAQSLADDILSLSHRRSEILLGYLGISSLLEANGSLPVGNGGSADHQ